The following are from one region of the Leucobacter sp. Psy1 genome:
- the murD gene encoding UDP-N-acetylmuramoyl-L-alanine--D-glutamate ligase produces the protein MTVAARERVLALSSWHHDWSGLRVAVLGLGVTGFSVADTLVELGARVRVISGKPDPDRERLLDVIGAERITLEGDAAQLEDLRAFDPELVVVSPGYRPDHPLTTWAADRGTVVWGDIELGWRLRDKTDRIADWICITGTNGKTTTTQLTAHMLVAGGLRATPAGNIGTPILDAVRDPEGYDAIVVELSSFQLDRLGEISPYASVCLNIADDHLDWHGSAEAYRAAKAKVYAGTQVACVYNRADRATEQMVEEADVVEGARAISFGLDVPPPSGFGVVEGLLVDRGFHAERRDNAYELVSLDELRNRGLGAPHIVQDILAAAALARARGVEPSEIAAAVLAFTPDPHRSELVATIEGVTWIDDSKATNAHAANASLQALDRVVWMVGGLLKGVDIDDLVRTHARRLRGAVVIGVERAEVLAALERHAPGVPVTEVAHGDAGTVMDAAVSAARRIAGPGDTVLLSPAAASMDQFSDYADRGRRFQHAVRGLGGGEADDQSADGDIG, from the coding sequence ATGACGGTGGCAGCGCGCGAGCGGGTGCTCGCACTCAGCAGCTGGCACCACGACTGGTCCGGGCTGCGGGTCGCCGTGCTCGGTCTCGGCGTCACCGGGTTCTCCGTCGCCGACACGCTCGTCGAGCTCGGCGCGCGCGTGCGCGTCATCTCCGGGAAACCCGATCCCGATCGCGAACGGCTGCTCGACGTCATCGGCGCCGAGCGCATCACGCTCGAGGGCGACGCGGCGCAGCTCGAGGATCTGCGAGCGTTCGACCCCGAGCTCGTGGTGGTGTCGCCTGGATACCGGCCGGATCACCCGCTCACGACATGGGCCGCCGACCGGGGCACTGTCGTCTGGGGCGACATCGAACTGGGTTGGCGACTGCGCGACAAGACCGATCGCATCGCGGATTGGATCTGCATCACCGGGACCAACGGCAAGACCACGACGACGCAGCTCACCGCCCACATGCTCGTCGCCGGCGGGCTGCGGGCGACGCCGGCCGGCAACATCGGCACCCCCATCCTCGACGCCGTCCGCGACCCGGAGGGGTACGACGCCATCGTCGTGGAGCTCTCCAGCTTTCAGCTCGACCGTCTCGGCGAGATCTCGCCGTATGCGTCGGTCTGCCTGAACATCGCTGACGATCACCTCGACTGGCACGGCAGCGCTGAAGCGTATCGGGCAGCGAAGGCGAAGGTCTACGCGGGCACCCAGGTCGCCTGCGTGTACAACCGCGCGGATCGCGCCACAGAGCAGATGGTCGAGGAGGCCGACGTCGTCGAGGGGGCGCGCGCCATCAGCTTCGGCCTCGACGTGCCGCCGCCGAGCGGATTCGGCGTCGTCGAGGGCCTGCTCGTCGACCGTGGCTTCCACGCAGAGCGACGCGACAACGCGTACGAGCTCGTCTCGCTCGACGAGCTGCGCAACCGTGGCCTCGGGGCCCCGCACATCGTGCAGGACATCCTCGCGGCCGCCGCCCTCGCACGCGCTCGGGGTGTGGAGCCGTCCGAGATCGCTGCCGCGGTGCTCGCCTTCACCCCTGACCCGCACCGTTCCGAGCTCGTCGCGACGATCGAGGGCGTCACCTGGATCGACGATTCGAAGGCGACGAACGCGCACGCCGCGAACGCCTCGCTGCAGGCGCTCGACCGCGTGGTGTGGATGGTCGGCGGGCTGCTCAAGGGCGTCGACATCGACGACCTCGTCCGTACGCACGCGCGCAGGCTGCGCGGAGCGGTCGTGATCGGCGTCGAGCGGGCCGAGGTGCTCGCAGCGCTCGAGCGGCACGCGCCAGGAGTACCCGTGACGGAGGTCGCCCACGGCGACGCCGGAACGGTCATGGACGCTGCGGTGTCGGCCGCGCGCCGCATCGCCGGACCGGGGGACACCGTGCTCCTGTCGCCGGCCGCCGCTTCGATGGACCAGTTCTCGGACTATGCGGATCGGGGACGGCGCTTCCAGCACGCCGTCCGCGGTCTCGGCGGAGGTGAGGCGGATGACCAGTCCGCGGACGGCGACATCGGCTAG
- the mraY gene encoding phospho-N-acetylmuramoyl-pentapeptide-transferase: MIALLVAGGISMLYSLFLTPLFIRGFRRLRWGQFIREDGPQSHHSRRGTPTMGGLIFISGTVVAYFGAKLLMRETPSISAMLVLLLAVGCAAIGFIDDYLKVRKQQSLGLGGWSKIIGTIVVSIAFGLLALNFPNRLGLTPASTEISLFRDLGFDFMSLGVVAGIGLFLIWIIAIVTSATNGVNLTDGLDGLAGGASILVFSAYLVIGFWQNSQRCFATVAEPGCYLVRDPMDLAVVSAAFVGGLIGFLWWNTSPAHIYMGDTGSFGLGGAIAALAILSRTELLLVLLGGLFIIEVGSVILQRAYFKVTKGKRIFLMSPIHHHFELKGWAEVTVVVRFWIIAGVCVMAGVGLFYAEWVLAQ, encoded by the coding sequence ATGATCGCACTGCTCGTCGCGGGCGGCATCTCCATGCTGTACTCGCTGTTCCTGACTCCGCTGTTCATCCGCGGGTTCCGTCGACTGCGCTGGGGCCAGTTCATCCGCGAGGACGGTCCGCAGTCGCACCACTCGCGGCGCGGCACGCCGACGATGGGCGGGCTCATCTTCATCTCGGGCACTGTGGTCGCCTACTTCGGCGCGAAGCTGCTCATGCGCGAGACGCCGTCGATCTCCGCCATGCTGGTGCTGCTGCTCGCCGTCGGATGCGCGGCGATCGGTTTCATCGACGACTACCTCAAGGTGCGCAAGCAGCAGTCGCTCGGACTCGGCGGATGGTCGAAGATCATCGGCACGATCGTGGTCTCGATCGCCTTCGGTTTGCTCGCGCTGAACTTTCCGAACCGTCTCGGGCTGACTCCGGCCTCCACCGAGATCTCGCTCTTCCGCGACCTCGGGTTCGACTTCATGTCGCTCGGCGTGGTCGCCGGCATCGGACTGTTCCTCATCTGGATCATCGCGATCGTGACCTCGGCCACGAACGGCGTCAACTTGACCGACGGTCTGGACGGTCTCGCCGGCGGCGCATCGATCCTCGTCTTCAGCGCCTATCTCGTGATCGGATTCTGGCAGAACTCTCAGCGCTGCTTCGCGACGGTCGCGGAGCCCGGCTGCTACCTCGTGCGCGATCCGATGGATCTCGCCGTCGTCTCGGCGGCCTTCGTGGGGGGCCTCATCGGCTTCCTCTGGTGGAACACGAGTCCGGCGCACATCTACATGGGCGACACCGGTTCATTCGGCCTCGGTGGCGCGATCGCGGCACTCGCGATCCTGAGCCGCACCGAGCTCCTGCTCGTCCTGCTCGGCGGTCTGTTCATCATCGAGGTCGGCTCGGTCATTCTGCAGCGGGCCTATTTCAAGGTCACGAAGGGCAAACGTATCTTCCTCATGAGCCCCATCCACCACCACTTTGAGCTCAAGGGATGGGCGGAGGTCACGGTGGTCGTCAGATTCTGGATCATCGCAGGAGTGTGCGTCATGGCGGGCGTCGGCCTCTTCTACGCCGAGTGGGTGCTGGCGCAATGA
- the murF gene encoding UDP-N-acetylmuramoyl-tripeptide--D-alanyl-D-alanine ligase → MITLTLADIAAALGGRIVPGADGSGPESTVSGISQTDSRIVQSGEIFFARRGDETDGHRFIGQAIDRGAALVVAEREVDDRVAQIIVDDATTALGALATEVVRRVNALGRLRIVGITGSNGKTTTKNLVRSMAERLGPTVASEKSFNNEVGGPLTMLRVTEETETLVAEMGASGMGEIARLTAMAPPHIGVVLSVGLAHAGEFGGIEQTFRAKSEMVTGLPETAVAVLNRDDPRVAQMAQLTRARVLWFGLSDDADVRAVDVTSSAEGTRFTLHAAGESHPVFFRVLGEHHVMNALAATAVALELGLGLADVVAALEATTVAARWRMEVMGGRDGTVIINDAYNASPDSMSAALRTLAQIARPEGRTVAVLGAMSELGEFSGEEHDRIGLQAVRLGISEVVVVGAEARRLHISAINEGSWDGESVFFEEQDAAYDYLMETLRPHDTVLVKSSNAAGLRLLGDRLGEAFA, encoded by the coding sequence GTGATCACACTCACACTCGCTGACATCGCCGCCGCGCTGGGCGGCCGGATCGTTCCAGGTGCCGATGGCTCCGGGCCGGAATCCACGGTGTCCGGCATCTCCCAGACGGACTCCCGGATCGTCCAATCCGGAGAAATCTTCTTCGCCAGACGGGGTGACGAGACCGATGGGCACCGCTTCATCGGTCAGGCGATCGACCGCGGAGCGGCACTCGTTGTCGCCGAGCGCGAGGTCGACGACCGTGTCGCGCAGATCATCGTCGATGACGCGACGACCGCCCTCGGCGCGCTCGCGACCGAGGTCGTACGGCGTGTGAATGCGCTCGGCCGGCTGCGGATCGTCGGCATCACCGGCTCCAACGGCAAGACCACGACCAAGAACCTCGTGCGCTCGATGGCGGAACGGCTCGGACCGACAGTGGCGTCGGAGAAGTCCTTCAACAACGAGGTCGGCGGGCCGCTCACGATGCTCCGGGTGACCGAGGAGACCGAGACCCTCGTCGCCGAGATGGGTGCGAGCGGTATGGGCGAGATCGCCCGCCTCACCGCGATGGCGCCGCCGCACATCGGCGTGGTCCTGTCGGTCGGTCTCGCCCACGCGGGCGAGTTCGGCGGGATCGAGCAGACGTTCCGCGCGAAGAGCGAGATGGTCACCGGGCTGCCCGAAACGGCGGTCGCGGTGTTGAACCGCGACGATCCGCGGGTGGCGCAGATGGCGCAGCTCACCCGGGCGCGCGTGCTCTGGTTCGGCCTGAGCGACGACGCCGACGTGCGCGCCGTCGACGTGACCTCGAGCGCCGAGGGAACCCGGTTCACGCTGCATGCCGCAGGTGAGTCGCACCCGGTCTTCTTCCGCGTGCTCGGCGAGCACCACGTCATGAACGCACTCGCCGCGACGGCCGTCGCGCTCGAGCTCGGTCTGGGACTCGCCGACGTGGTCGCCGCGCTCGAGGCGACGACCGTCGCCGCGCGCTGGCGCATGGAGGTCATGGGCGGCCGCGACGGCACCGTCATCATCAACGACGCCTACAACGCGAGCCCCGATTCCATGAGCGCCGCGCTGCGTACCCTCGCGCAGATCGCGCGGCCAGAGGGACGCACCGTCGCCGTATTGGGCGCCATGAGCGAGCTGGGCGAGTTCTCCGGCGAGGAGCACGATCGGATCGGCCTGCAGGCCGTGCGGCTCGGCATCTCGGAGGTCGTGGTGGTCGGCGCCGAAGCGCGACGTCTGCACATCAGCGCGATCAACGAGGGTTCCTGGGACGGTGAGAGCGTGTTCTTCGAGGAGCAGGATGCGGCCTACGACTACCTGATGGAGACCCTGCGGCCGCACGACACGGTGCTCGTCAAGTCGTCGAATGCGGCGGGCCTGCGCCTGCTCGGCGACCGACTGGGGGAGGCGTTCGCATGA
- a CDS encoding Mur ligase family protein codes for MSIDPAPGIRPARPRATPLARVADRFDLTSADALAGLEVTGVAMSTRDVVAGDLYVGVPGARRHGAEFAGRARESGAVAMLTDAAGAEIASDVDFPVLVTRDPVRDILGDVAAFVFGTDEFSALTFGVTGTNGKTSVVYLLDILLRAAELKTGLSSTAERRVGESVVTSTLTSPESPELHGLLARMSEEGVEAVSLEVSAHATARRRIDGVTFDVVAFNNFSQDHLDDFGDLETYFAAKQQLFTPEHARRGVVVVDSPYGVRMARESRIPVVTLATEYGHEADWHMAITRQDLEGVSFVLQGPGSVRFTGRVPVFGRFMAENAALALIMLHEAGISVERVAAGLDRGLIPVYIPGRLERVSAEGTGPHFYVDYGHTPGSFTAMLDALDEVATGRIIFMFGADGDRDTTKREEMGRIAAAGADILIICDYHPRTEDPAEIRAQLIAGAQLGGRAEIMEVPDPRAAIRTAVSLAGPEDVILYAGPGHEDYQEVDGQQLPYSAREEVRGALREAGLLS; via the coding sequence GTGAGCATCGACCCAGCCCCCGGCATTCGCCCGGCGCGGCCCCGTGCCACCCCGCTCGCGCGGGTGGCGGATCGATTCGACCTGACGAGCGCCGACGCGCTCGCGGGGCTCGAGGTGACCGGTGTGGCCATGAGCACGCGCGACGTGGTGGCCGGAGACCTGTACGTCGGGGTGCCAGGTGCGCGGCGGCACGGGGCGGAGTTCGCCGGACGCGCGCGGGAGAGCGGTGCTGTCGCCATGCTCACGGACGCGGCAGGCGCGGAGATCGCCTCCGACGTCGACTTCCCCGTGCTGGTCACGCGCGATCCGGTGAGGGATATCCTCGGGGACGTCGCCGCGTTCGTGTTCGGAACCGACGAGTTCTCGGCGCTCACTTTCGGCGTCACGGGCACGAATGGTAAGACGAGCGTCGTGTATCTGCTCGATATCCTGCTCCGTGCAGCTGAGCTGAAGACGGGACTGAGCTCGACGGCCGAGCGACGGGTCGGGGAGTCGGTCGTGACCAGCACGCTCACCAGCCCGGAGAGCCCCGAGCTGCACGGACTGCTCGCCCGCATGTCGGAGGAGGGCGTCGAGGCGGTGTCGCTCGAGGTCTCGGCCCACGCGACGGCGCGGCGCCGCATCGACGGTGTCACGTTCGATGTCGTGGCGTTCAACAATTTCTCGCAGGACCATCTCGACGACTTCGGAGACCTCGAGACGTACTTCGCCGCCAAGCAGCAGCTCTTCACCCCCGAACATGCCCGACGCGGCGTCGTCGTCGTCGACTCGCCGTACGGGGTACGCATGGCGCGGGAGTCGCGGATCCCCGTCGTGACTCTCGCCACCGAGTACGGGCATGAAGCCGACTGGCACATGGCCATCACCCGACAGGATCTCGAGGGAGTCTCCTTCGTGCTGCAGGGGCCGGGGAGCGTGCGGTTCACCGGTCGTGTACCCGTGTTCGGACGGTTCATGGCCGAGAACGCGGCGCTCGCACTCATCATGCTCCACGAGGCGGGGATCTCGGTCGAGCGGGTCGCAGCGGGGCTCGACCGCGGCCTGATCCCCGTGTACATTCCCGGACGCCTCGAGCGCGTGAGCGCCGAGGGAACCGGCCCGCACTTCTACGTCGACTACGGTCACACCCCTGGCAGCTTCACGGCCATGCTCGACGCGCTCGACGAGGTGGCGACCGGGCGGATCATCTTCATGTTCGGGGCCGACGGCGACCGCGACACGACAAAACGGGAAGAGATGGGACGCATCGCGGCCGCGGGCGCCGACATCCTCATCATCTGCGACTACCACCCGCGCACCGAGGATCCCGCGGAAATCCGCGCGCAGCTGATCGCGGGGGCGCAGCTCGGCGGACGAGCCGAGATCATGGAGGTGCCGGATCCGCGCGCCGCGATTCGCACCGCCGTTTCGCTCGCCGGTCCCGAAGACGTTATTCTGTACGCTGGTCCAGGGCATGAGGACTACCAGGAAGTCGACGGGCAGCAGCTTCCCTACTCTGCTCGCGAAGAAGTACGCGGAGCCCTCCGCGAGGCAGGACTCCTTTCGTGA
- a CDS encoding penicillin-binding protein 2: MRSLRIPRGRRLLALVAIFAVAIIFVIRLADVQLVSAAALNADARDKRAVPVTIPSVRGDILDRNDSVLASTDELYDVQLSPKNTRINGGKFYRQEVDGGIGTVEVTNAEAYAEIGEITGQSADEIAKIVDDALENDPKSDFAYVTRSVDLTQLNRLKELMIPWLTFESHHERSFPNGAVAGNLIGFSGYGEEPQSGVELSQDACLTGKDGQEEYERSEDGVPLPGSVVVTEQAEDGGDVKLSIDRDLNWQAQQIINEQVEEVSAEWGYLVIMDVRTGELVAVAEDGSVDPNDVSASDPAKRESRSFVSPYEPGSTFKAVTAAALIDQGLADPSTQQLTPGQWEPEPGVRFGDATAHGEERWTLNGIMVNSSNVGISMLGDRLDSATLYDYITKFGVGESTHAGMPLEDSGMLFPADQWDRQTSYNIRFGQGVSTTIVQTAGIYQAIANGGERIPPTLVESCTKPDGTVTKPDHGDPVQAISGETAGTMMHVLESVANESWVKDHVSIPGYRIAGKTGTAEQSDGQGGYRSDYVSSFAGIFPADDPQYVAVASVAFPANPENGGLAATAAFREAAEATIRTFHIPPSSGKYDPLPVNY, from the coding sequence ATGCGATCGCTGCGGATTCCCCGCGGTCGGCGCCTGCTCGCGCTGGTGGCGATTTTCGCGGTCGCGATCATCTTCGTCATCCGGCTCGCCGACGTGCAGCTCGTCTCGGCAGCGGCGCTCAACGCCGATGCACGCGACAAACGGGCCGTGCCGGTGACGATCCCGAGCGTGCGCGGCGACATCCTCGATCGTAACGACAGTGTGCTGGCGAGCACTGATGAGCTCTACGATGTGCAGCTCTCCCCGAAGAACACCCGCATCAACGGTGGCAAGTTCTACCGGCAAGAGGTCGACGGCGGCATCGGCACCGTCGAGGTGACGAACGCCGAGGCCTACGCGGAGATCGGTGAGATCACCGGGCAGTCCGCAGACGAGATCGCGAAGATCGTGGACGATGCGCTGGAGAACGATCCGAAATCCGACTTCGCCTACGTGACTCGCTCGGTGGACCTCACTCAGCTGAACCGTCTCAAGGAGCTCATGATCCCCTGGCTCACCTTCGAGAGCCACCACGAGCGCAGCTTCCCGAACGGCGCCGTCGCCGGCAACCTCATCGGGTTCTCGGGGTACGGCGAGGAGCCGCAGTCCGGAGTGGAGCTCTCCCAGGACGCCTGCCTGACCGGCAAGGACGGCCAGGAGGAGTACGAGCGCAGCGAGGACGGCGTTCCGCTGCCGGGCAGCGTTGTGGTGACCGAGCAGGCCGAGGACGGCGGGGACGTCAAGCTCAGCATTGACCGCGACCTCAACTGGCAGGCGCAGCAGATCATCAACGAGCAGGTCGAGGAGGTCTCCGCCGAGTGGGGCTACCTCGTCATCATGGACGTGCGGACGGGCGAACTCGTCGCCGTGGCGGAGGACGGATCGGTGGATCCGAACGATGTCTCGGCTTCGGATCCCGCGAAGCGCGAGTCGCGCTCCTTCGTCTCGCCCTACGAGCCGGGTTCGACGTTCAAGGCGGTGACCGCGGCCGCGCTCATCGACCAGGGCCTCGCCGACCCGTCGACGCAGCAGCTCACGCCCGGCCAGTGGGAGCCGGAGCCCGGCGTCCGCTTCGGCGATGCCACCGCCCACGGCGAGGAGCGATGGACCCTGAACGGAATCATGGTGAACTCGTCGAACGTCGGCATCTCGATGCTCGGCGACCGTCTGGACTCGGCGACGCTCTACGACTACATCACGAAGTTCGGCGTCGGCGAGTCGACGCACGCCGGCATGCCGCTCGAGGATTCCGGCATGCTCTTCCCGGCCGACCAGTGGGACCGCCAGACGTCGTACAACATCCGTTTCGGTCAGGGCGTCTCCACCACCATCGTGCAGACGGCCGGTATCTACCAGGCGATCGCGAACGGGGGAGAGCGGATTCCGCCGACCCTCGTCGAGAGTTGCACGAAGCCGGATGGAACGGTCACGAAACCGGACCACGGGGATCCCGTTCAGGCGATCTCGGGTGAGACCGCGGGTACGATGATGCACGTGCTCGAGTCAGTGGCGAACGAGTCCTGGGTGAAGGACCACGTCTCGATCCCGGGGTACCGCATCGCCGGAAAGACGGGAACCGCCGAGCAGTCGGACGGTCAGGGCGGATACCGGTCAGACTACGTGAGCAGTTTCGCCGGGATCTTCCCCGCGGACGACCCGCAGTACGTCGCCGTCGCTTCGGTCGCCTTCCCCGCGAATCCCGAGAACGGCGGCCTCGCGGCGACGGCTGCGTTCCGGGAGGCGGCGGAGGCGACGATCCGCACGTTCCACATCCCGCCGTCCAGCGGGAAGTACGATCCGCTCCCGGTGAACTACTAA
- the rsmH gene encoding 16S rRNA (cytosine(1402)-N(4))-methyltransferase RsmH: MTEDTRDPSSMHTPVLLERCVELLAPALDRPDAVVVDATLGMGGHSERLLETFPDVTLIGLDRDPEALKLAGRRLSRFGERAVLVHAVYDEIAEVVEDRGFPGVDGVLFDLGVSSLQLDEAERGFAYAQDAPLDMRMDQSAGETAASVIATAPEGRLRAIFERFGEEPLAGRYARAIIAAREQEPIERSGQLVEVLQQATPAAVRDQRHPAKRVFQALRVEVNAELTVLERAIPAALGAIRTGGRLVAMSYQSLEDRIVKRALAARSRSTAPAGLPVELPEHRPEFRLLTRGAEQASETERETNPRAIPVRLRAAERIRETS, from the coding sequence ATGACTGAAGACACCAGAGACCCCAGCAGCATGCACACGCCTGTGCTCCTCGAGCGCTGCGTCGAGCTGCTCGCGCCCGCACTGGACCGACCCGATGCGGTCGTGGTTGACGCCACGCTCGGCATGGGAGGCCACTCCGAGCGACTGCTTGAGACGTTCCCCGATGTCACCCTGATCGGACTCGATCGCGACCCCGAGGCGCTCAAGCTCGCGGGGCGCCGACTGAGCCGGTTTGGCGAGCGTGCAGTACTCGTGCACGCCGTGTACGACGAGATTGCCGAGGTCGTCGAGGACCGCGGCTTCCCCGGGGTCGACGGCGTGCTGTTCGATCTCGGTGTTTCTTCGCTGCAGCTCGACGAGGCCGAGCGCGGCTTCGCCTACGCTCAGGACGCGCCGCTCGATATGCGGATGGACCAGAGTGCCGGAGAGACGGCTGCGTCGGTCATCGCCACGGCACCCGAGGGCCGCCTCCGCGCGATCTTCGAGCGGTTCGGCGAAGAGCCGCTGGCCGGCCGCTATGCGCGTGCGATTATCGCCGCGCGTGAGCAGGAGCCGATCGAGCGGAGCGGACAACTGGTCGAGGTGCTGCAGCAGGCGACCCCTGCGGCGGTCCGAGACCAGCGCCACCCGGCGAAGCGCGTGTTCCAGGCGTTGCGGGTCGAGGTGAACGCCGAGCTCACGGTGCTCGAGCGCGCCATTCCCGCTGCCCTCGGCGCGATCCGCACGGGCGGTCGTCTGGTGGCGATGTCGTATCAGTCGCTGGAGGACCGCATCGTGAAGCGCGCGCTCGCCGCACGGAGCCGGTCGACGGCGCCGGCGGGGCTCCCCGTTGAGCTTCCCGAGCACCGGCCCGAGTTCCGTCTGCTGACACGGGGCGCCGAGCAGGCCTCCGAGACGGAGCGCGAGACCAACCCGCGGGCGATTCCGGTTCGCCTCAGGGCCGCAGAACGTATCAGGGAGACATCGTGA
- the mraZ gene encoding division/cell wall cluster transcriptional repressor MraZ, whose protein sequence is MFLGTFTPKLDDKGRLILPAKFRDELSEGLVITRGQERCLYVFSEREFADMHDRIRQAPITSKQGRDYLRVFLSGAHAETPDKQSRVTIPSALREYAGLGRELAVIGAGTRAEIWDAEAWQEYLTEQEQAFSAVEEEVIPGMF, encoded by the coding sequence GTGTTTCTCGGCACCTTCACGCCCAAGCTCGACGACAAGGGTCGGTTGATCCTGCCCGCGAAGTTCCGCGACGAGCTCTCCGAGGGACTGGTGATCACTCGTGGGCAGGAGCGCTGCCTCTACGTCTTCAGCGAGCGTGAGTTCGCCGACATGCACGATCGCATCAGACAGGCGCCGATCACCTCGAAGCAGGGCCGCGATTACCTGCGTGTGTTCCTGTCGGGGGCGCACGCCGAGACTCCGGACAAGCAGAGCCGGGTCACCATCCCATCCGCGCTGCGGGAGTACGCGGGTCTCGGACGCGAACTCGCCGTCATCGGCGCAGGCACGCGTGCGGAGATCTGGGACGCCGAAGCGTGGCAGGAATACCTCACGGAGCAGGAGCAGGCGTTTTCGGCAGTCGAAGAGGAGGTGATTCCGGGCATGTTCTAG
- a CDS encoding DUF3040 domain-containing protein — MALSENEQRLLEEMERSFYQSESDVVQTSTGTRGAISYRFLVIGIVVVLAGLGVLVAAVATQLPWLGVIGFAVMLGGVVLMFRRDKSGPTPDDVKRARPSTSGGSPAARESMNDRMQRRWDQRMGGER; from the coding sequence ATGGCACTGTCTGAAAACGAGCAGCGTCTTCTCGAAGAGATGGAGCGCAGCTTCTACCAGAGCGAATCCGATGTCGTGCAGACTTCCACCGGGACGCGGGGAGCCATCAGCTACCGGTTCCTCGTCATCGGCATCGTCGTAGTGCTGGCCGGTCTGGGCGTCCTCGTCGCCGCTGTGGCGACTCAGCTGCCGTGGCTCGGGGTCATCGGATTCGCGGTCATGCTCGGAGGCGTCGTGCTCATGTTCCGCCGCGACAAGTCCGGCCCGACGCCGGACGACGTGAAGCGTGCCAGGCCCTCCACATCCGGGGGTTCGCCTGCCGCGCGGGAGAGCATGAACGATCGCATGCAGCGCCGCTGGGATCAGCGCATGGGTGGCGAACGCTGA
- a CDS encoding polyprenyl synthetase family protein: MQETTGLAGLIQGRIAERLAEHRSAVEPLGPDALPLIDEASRFLTGGKRLRAQFAVLGYRSVRPLEFSVRVPIDEQNPASRLLDVAVALEFFHAAALIHDDIVDRSETRRGGPATHRVFTTAHEQAGWRGAAEHFGMAGAILLGDLLQSWADELLQSSCDSLEDRGAAIATRAHFNRMRTEVAVGQYLDVLEEQRPQFAPHEEQLERSTRLLVYKSAKYSVEAPLLIGAALAGASPEQESALAEFGLPVGVAFQLRDDLLGVFGDEAVTGKPTGDDLTEGKRTVLVALAREELPGGQRAIFDGLHGRANLEPESITLLQQTIRDSGAVDQVEGMIGRNVEAATEGITHAPLAKDAVADLVALAGRATRRTS; the protein is encoded by the coding sequence GTGCAGGAAACAACGGGACTCGCAGGGCTTATTCAGGGGCGAATCGCCGAGCGATTGGCGGAGCACCGATCCGCCGTCGAGCCGCTCGGCCCGGACGCGCTCCCCCTCATCGACGAGGCGTCGCGCTTCCTGACGGGAGGCAAGCGCCTGCGCGCACAGTTCGCCGTGCTCGGCTACCGTTCCGTGCGCCCGCTGGAGTTCAGCGTGCGCGTTCCGATCGATGAGCAGAACCCGGCCTCGCGCCTCCTCGACGTCGCCGTCGCGCTCGAGTTCTTCCACGCCGCGGCGCTCATCCACGACGACATCGTCGACCGGTCCGAGACGCGACGCGGCGGACCGGCGACGCATCGCGTGTTCACGACCGCCCACGAACAGGCCGGCTGGCGGGGAGCGGCAGAACACTTCGGGATGGCGGGCGCGATCCTGCTCGGCGACCTGCTGCAGTCCTGGGCCGACGAACTCCTGCAGTCGTCCTGCGACTCGCTGGAGGATCGCGGGGCGGCAATCGCCACTCGGGCGCACTTCAACCGCATGCGCACTGAGGTCGCTGTCGGCCAGTACCTGGATGTGCTGGAGGAGCAGCGTCCGCAGTTCGCACCGCACGAGGAACAACTCGAACGCTCGACCCGCCTGCTGGTCTACAAGTCGGCGAAGTACAGCGTCGAAGCCCCGCTCCTCATCGGCGCCGCTCTCGCCGGCGCCTCACCCGAGCAGGAGTCGGCGCTCGCCGAGTTCGGGCTCCCAGTGGGGGTCGCCTTCCAACTGCGCGACGACCTGCTCGGCGTCTTCGGAGACGAGGCGGTGACGGGCAAGCCGACGGGAGACGACCTGACCGAGGGGAAGCGGACGGTGCTCGTCGCGCTGGCGCGCGAGGAGCTCCCCGGAGGTCAGCGCGCGATCTTCGACGGTCTCCATGGCCGGGCGAACCTCGAGCCCGAGAGCATCACGCTCCTGCAGCAGACGATTCGCGACAGCGGCGCGGTCGACCAGGTGGAGGGGATGATCGGCCGCAACGTGGAGGCAGCGACGGAGGGCATCACGCACGCTCCGCTCGCGAAGGACGCGGTCGCCGATCTCGTCGCACTGGCCGGCCGAGCGACGCGACGGACGTCCTAG
- a CDS encoding Rv2175c family DNA-binding protein, whose translation MVDASPLSGEFLTVPDLVELFDISPGKVHRLIEERHLAAVRIDGVLRVPAEFVRDAEPLPALRGTLIVLADAGFSEEEQVEWLLSENEELRARPIDVLLSGSKSAVRRAAQSLF comes from the coding sequence GTGGTAGATGCATCCCCGCTCAGCGGTGAGTTCCTGACGGTCCCCGATCTCGTCGAGCTGTTCGACATCTCGCCTGGCAAAGTCCACCGGCTGATCGAGGAGCGGCACCTGGCTGCGGTCCGGATCGACGGCGTGCTGCGGGTGCCCGCAGAGTTCGTCCGCGACGCCGAGCCGCTGCCAGCGCTGCGCGGCACGCTGATCGTGCTCGCCGACGCCGGGTTCTCGGAGGAGGAACAGGTCGAGTGGCTGCTCTCGGAGAACGAGGAGCTGCGGGCGCGGCCGATCGACGTCCTGCTCTCCGGTAGCAAGAGCGCGGTGCGCCGCGCGGCTCAGTCGCTCTTCTGA